In the Ptychodera flava strain L36383 unplaced genomic scaffold, AS_Pfla_20210202 Scaffold_29__1_contigs__length_4469600_pilon, whole genome shotgun sequence genome, one interval contains:
- the LOC139127136 gene encoding uncharacterized protein encodes MEEEKRSRTLTPKGQEYAKEVKYKALGEAWRGLKSVSEEIKSLIAENPPIESAKDSYTKWMDKYEQFLNANDKYCALLQEDARAEHFERWYDEKDVWITNVKSKIENWFSSKSEEQQAIRPAGSSVTKAGSLANSKTSMKSKMSSVKLAEKAKELELQEREKLIKDKQALERKLKLLEIELQHQAESHEVQTKLAVSRAKSQLLDEIESDIDSQSVGSENSENNVTSEKHEPSNQRHQNDRMENKTMSKVEVMPKKSKVSDKGSAMF; translated from the coding sequence ATGGAAGAGGAGAAAAGATCTAGGACGCTAACTCCCAAGGGGCAAGAGTATGCCAAAGAGGTAAAGTACAAGGCTCTTGGAGAAGCATGGAGAGGTCTGAAGTCTGTATCAGAGGAGATAAAATCTCTGATAGCAGAAAATCCGCCGATAGAAAGTGCCAAGGACTCTTACACTAAGTGGATGGATAAATATGAGCAATTTTTGAATGCCAATGATAAGTATTGTGCGTTGTTGCAGGAAGATGCTCGTGCTGAACACTTCGAACGTTGGTACGATGAAAAGGATGTTTGGATAACAAATGTGAAATCCAAAATAGAGAACTGGTTTTCAAGTAAGTCAGAGGAGCAAcaagctatcagaccagcagGGTCCTCAGTCACCAAGGCAGGATCTTTGGCAAATTCTAAAACATCAATGAAAAGCAAGATGTCTTCAGTGAAATTAGCAGAAAAGGCTAAAGAATTGGAGTTACAAGAAAGAGAGAAATTAATAAAAGATAAGCAAGCTCTGGAAAGGAAGTTGAAGTTGTTGGAAATAGAACTACAGCACCAAGCAGAGTCACATGAGGTTCAGACAAAGTTAGCAGTGTCTAGAGCTAAAAGTCAGCTGCTAGACGAAATTGAAAGTGATATTGACAGCCAGTCTGTTGGCAGTGAAAACAGTGAGAACAATGTTACAAGTGAAAAGCATGAGCCTTCAAACCAGCGTCATCAGAATGACCGTATGGAAAATAAGACAATGTCAAAGGTTGAAGTGATGCCTAAGAAATCAAAGGTCTCTGACAAGGGCTCAGCgatgttttga